One part of the Glycine soja cultivar W05 chromosome 11, ASM419377v2, whole genome shotgun sequence genome encodes these proteins:
- the LOC114373707 gene encoding uncharacterized protein LOC114373707 isoform X2, which translates to MKCAKHNPKVDGDTENNVAELLSEELTLRETEALKNQHRADMALLESKKIASQYQKEADKCNSGMETCEEAREKAEMALVAQKKLTALWELRACQKGWNEGLAKSKKQSKGKVQTA; encoded by the coding sequence AATGTGCAAAGCACAATCCGAAGGTGGATGGAGACACTGAAAACAATGTTGCGGAGTTACTGTCGGAAGAACTAACTCTACGGGAAACTGAAGCTTTGAAAAATCAGCATCGTGCTGACATGGCTCTGCTGGAGTCCAAGAAGATTGCATCCCAGTATCAAAAAGAAGCAGACAAGTGTAATTCAGGAATGGAAACATGCGAGGAAGCCAGGGAAAAGGCCGAGATGGCACTAGTGGCACAGAAGAAGCTCACTGCATTGTGGGAACTGAGAGCTTGTCAGAAAGGATGGAATGAAGGGCTTGCCAAATCTAAAAAACAGTCTAAAGGGAAAGTACAGACTGCTTAG